Within the Euzebya sp. genome, the region AACAAGTACGAGTGGGACCACGAGACGGGCGCGTTCCGCCTGGACCGGATGCTCTACTCCGCGGTGCACTACCCGGGCGACTACGGCTTCATCCCCGACACCTGGTCCGGCGACGACGACCCCCTCGACGCGCTGGTGCTGCTCGGCGACCCGACGTTCCCCGGGTGCACGATCACCGCCCGCGTGGTCGGCGTGTTCGACATGACCGACGACAAGGGCTGGGACGCGAAGATCATCACCGTGGCCGAC harbors:
- a CDS encoding inorganic diphosphatase, translated to MTVEVYVEIPKGSRNKYEWDHETGAFRLDRMLYSAVHYPGDYGFIPDTWSGDDDPLDALVLLGDPTFPGCTITARVVGVFDMTDDKGWDAKIITVADADPRWAEVHDLHDLPGHVLKEVQHFFSVYKDLEGKAVTVDGFRSRDAALDQIAQDRARFASLDPKPRMP